CTAAGCAAAATTTCTCGTAAATTTTCACCAAGCTGCGTGCCACCTGGCTCTTTTGTGACGACGACATCACTAAATTTAGAAGCTAAAATTTCTATCTGCGTGCTCTTGCCAACGCCGTCGATGCCTTCAAACAAAACATACATCTTACGCCTTTAAATTTTTAAGAATTTTTGCTGGCACTAGGTTGCTCACGTCGCCGTCGTGGCGTAAGACTGAGCGGACGATCGAGCTTGAGATGAAGGCGTTATTTAAGCTTGGCATAAGATAAACCGTCTCAAATTCGTCCCAAAGTGCAGCGTTTGCGTAGCCGATTTGTAGCTCATACTCAAAGTCGCTAACCGCGCGAAGACCCCTGATGACGGTGTTTATGCCGTGCGATTTAGCAAAATCAACAAGTAAGTTATCAAAACCCAGCACGCTAACATTGCCTAGCCCACTAACTGCCTCTTTTGCCATCTCTATGCGTTTTTCGTGTGCAAACATCGGCTGTTTGCTGTCACTTTTTGCAACTGCGACGATCACTTTATCAAAGATTTTTGTAGCCCTTATGATAACGTCTAAATGGCCGTTTGTGATCGGATCAAAGGTCCCTGGATAGATGCAGGATTTTTTCAAATTTGCCACCTTTTGTAAAGATTATTTTCGATTTTTAAGGCATCAAGCCACTTGCCAATGATAAAATTTTCCATATCTTCTAGGCTCTTTATCTCTGCGTAGTAGCCCAAAACTGGTGGAGCGATGATAGCTCCAAGAGATGAGAGAAGCTGCATCTGAGAAAGCGCGATGGCAGAAAATGGCATCTCTCTAACGCCTAAAACCAGCCCTTGTCTCTCTTTTAGTGCGACACTTGCAGCCCTTGTGATGAGCGTGTCACTTATGCCGTTTGCAACTTTTGCTAGGGTGTTGGTAGAGCAGGGCGCTATTATCATCGCCTCCGTGCCAAATGAGCCTGAAGCTGGACCTGCGCCAAGATCCAAATCATCATAAATTTTTACTCCAAGATCATCTAAATTTAGCTTTAAATTCTCTTCAGCCTCCAAGACTTTCATGGCGTTTTTACTAACTATGACATGCGCCTCGCAACTATCTTTGGCAGCCTTGACAAGCTTTAAAAAGAGTCCAGCCCCACTTGCTCCAGTGGCTGCAAATACTATCTTTTTCATCTTATCACTGCCTCATCTTTGCCTGAAACTGTGGCCTGTAAAATTTTATTATCTTTTGTTCTTATCTTTATCATATCACCTAAATTTCCATCTTCAAGCGCCTTTACTTCAGCAATTATCTTAACTCCATCCTCGCTTAAAACCGCATTTAGCATTTGACCTTTTTTGACTAAACTTATGGCATTAAACTGGCGCTTGGTTAAAATTTCACCGCTTTTTATCTGTACTTTTGTTATAAGAGCCAAGCTGTTTGAGCTAGAAAGTGCATCTTTTGGCCATTTGTCAAACTCAATCATCGTTGGCTGATAGTCAAGTAGGCTTAAAATGTGGTTTGTATTCATTGAATTTATTGCTATGAAGGCTGGCATCTTAGCATTAAAGCTAAATTTAAAATAGATGCTTTTTAGACTCAGATCAACATCCTCAAATGATGCTCTAAATGTACCTTTTTGACTATTTTGATCACCTAAAAAGATATTTTTTAGGACAAGTTCTTTGAAATTTGCTGGAAGTTTATTTTGTGGACTGATGCTAAGATCACTTATGCTGATACCAGGATATTCATCGCTAATCGATCTTAAAAATTGCATTTGAATCTCATCCATAATAGAGCAGTTTTTCACAAAAGCAACGCTTCCACCGCTTTTGTCATTATATGTTTTAAAATTTGCTGTTAGAATTTCATAGAGCTTTTTGCTATCTATCTTAGCAGCTCTTTTGCCCTCTAGGTTTAAAATTTCATTGTCTTCGCCTTCAAAGCCAAAAGTACTAAGTGAAATCTGATCATTTGTGATGCAATACATTGGATAAATGCTGACTTCATTTGCAAAAAGTTTTGTGGAAAATAAAAAAATGAGTATAAAAAAGATGGAGCGGGAAACGAGATTCGAACTCGCGACCCCAACCTTGGCAAGGTTGTGCTCTACCCCTGAGCTATTCCCGCAGTCAAAATGAAGTCCGCATTCTATCAGATTGTTTTTCATTTGTCAAGATTTTATGGAAGTTTTATAAGAGAAATTTCACTATTTTGCAAAATTTCGCTTTGATCTGGGCTAGTTAAAAACATAAAAGTGCTTTTTAAAATATGATCTATCATGCCAGAGCCGTATTTTCCACCATTTGTTGCTATAAATTTATCATTTTCAATATTTCCAAAAATGGCATTGATCCTGCCTGCTTTTACATTTAAATTTTGCGCATTTGTAGCATTTTGTATCACAAAGCAATCCTCTTTTAAAAGAGGCAAAACAAGCATCATCATGCAAACATAAGCTGCCATTGGATTTCCGGGAAGGACAAAAATAAGTTTGCCATCTTTTTCATAAGCCTTGCAAGGTTTGCCAGGTCTTATATCAATATGTGAAAAAATTTCATTGTATCCAAGCTCACTTAGAGCTATTTTCATAAAATCAGCCTCGCCAGCGCTCGCTCCGCCAGAGCAGATAACAATGTCGTAGTTCGCAGCGTTTAAAAATGACTCTTTTACGGCGTCTAAATTATCTTTTATGATGCCAAGATATGAGTTATCTTGTCCAATGGAGCTTAAAAGTGCAGCGATGCCAAAGGCATTTGCATTATAAATTTCATCCTCACTAGCTCTTTGCCAAGGCTCGATGATCTCGTTTCCACTTGAATAAATTCCAATACTAGGCTGTTTTTTAATATTTATAAAACTTATGCCCTGCGCTGCTAGCATCATTATACCTCTAGTGTTTAAAACCTCGCCACTTTTTAGCAAAATTTCACCAATCTTTACCTCTTCGCCTTTAAAGCGATACCCATCACCTTTTTTAAGATTATTTGGTGCTTTTATAAAATTTCCATCAACTACACAATCTTCAATCTTTATGATCGTATCAGCACCCTTTGGCATCTTCGCACCAGTCATTATCTTAACGCACTCATTTTTGTCAATGCTTAGCTGTTCTTTATCGCCTGCAAAGGCACTTGCAACTATTTTATATGGCTTATCTTTATCTTCAAATTTCACAGCAAAGCCATCAAGCGCAGAGTTATCAAAACATGGCAAATTTTTTACCGCCACTACATCATTTGCCAATGTTTTACCAAGAGTCATGCTGATAGGTAAAATTTCGCTATCTATTTTTAATTTAAACTTAGATTTAAGCGCATTTAATGCGTCATTTAGCAGCATTTTTACTCCTCAAGCCTAACGATTTTTGCTCCAAGGCTTTTAAATTTCTCCTCAAGCCTCTCATAGCCTCTATCAAGGTGGTAAATTCTATGCACCAAGCTCTCGCCATTTGCGATGAGAGCGGCTAGTATTAGGGCTGAGCTTGCTCTAAGATCTGTCGCCATCACATCTGCTGCATTTAAATTTGCAGGGGCGTAAACGCTTGCGATATGTCCATTTAGGCGGATGTCAGCGCCCATTCTAGCTAGTTCACTAACGTGCATAAAGCGGTTTTCAAAAAGCCTCTCATCTATTGTGCTAACACCGTTTGCCGC
The DNA window shown above is from Campylobacter concisus and carries:
- the coaD gene encoding pantetheine-phosphate adenylyltransferase, producing MKKSCIYPGTFDPITNGHLDVIIRATKIFDKVIVAVAKSDSKQPMFAHEKRIEMAKEAVSGLGNVSVLGFDNLLVDFAKSHGINTVIRGLRAVSDFEYELQIGYANAALWDEFETVYLMPSLNNAFISSSIVRSVLRHDGDVSNLVPAKILKNLKA
- a CDS encoding UbiX family flavin prenyltransferase, encoding MKKIVFAATGASGAGLFLKLVKAAKDSCEAHVIVSKNAMKVLEAEENLKLNLDDLGVKIYDDLDLGAGPASGSFGTEAMIIAPCSTNTLAKVANGISDTLITRAASVALKERQGLVLGVREMPFSAIALSQMQLLSSLGAIIAPPVLGYYAEIKSLEDMENFIIGKWLDALKIENNLYKRWQI
- the flgA gene encoding flagellar basal body P-ring formation chaperone FlgA, which codes for MYCITNDQISLSTFGFEGEDNEILNLEGKRAAKIDSKKLYEILTANFKTYNDKSGGSVAFVKNCSIMDEIQMQFLRSISDEYPGISISDLSISPQNKLPANFKELVLKNIFLGDQNSQKGTFRASFEDVDLSLKSIYFKFSFNAKMPAFIAINSMNTNHILSLLDYQPTMIEFDKWPKDALSSSNSLALITKVQIKSGEILTKRQFNAISLVKKGQMLNAVLSEDGVKIIAEVKALEDGNLGDMIKIRTKDNKILQATVSGKDEAVIR
- a CDS encoding molybdopterin molybdotransferase MoeA; the encoded protein is MLLNDALNALKSKFKLKIDSEILPISMTLGKTLANDVVAVKNLPCFDNSALDGFAVKFEDKDKPYKIVASAFAGDKEQLSIDKNECVKIMTGAKMPKGADTIIKIEDCVVDGNFIKAPNNLKKGDGYRFKGEEVKIGEILLKSGEVLNTRGIMMLAAQGISFINIKKQPSIGIYSSGNEIIEPWQRASEDEIYNANAFGIAALLSSIGQDNSYLGIIKDNLDAVKESFLNAANYDIVICSGGASAGEADFMKIALSELGYNEIFSHIDIRPGKPCKAYEKDGKLIFVLPGNPMAAYVCMMMLVLPLLKEDCFVIQNATNAQNLNVKAGRINAIFGNIENDKFIATNGGKYGSGMIDHILKSTFMFLTSPDQSEILQNSEISLIKLP